From Saprospiraceae bacterium, one genomic window encodes:
- a CDS encoding biotin--[acetyl-CoA-carboxylase] ligase yields the protein MSLKYPNIDNNYLHFLTLESTNDFALEYLSKTIPEDGFFVFADLQTGGKGQYGRKWESAPGKNLLVSYVFDSRFLRLERLFGLHLAVSLAIVDLLHALSMKEVRIKWPNDLLVDNKKIAGILIQNVLKGQQLQFSVFGIGLNINQRNFPSEFCATSIFNQSNREFPILEIAIQLRTILQKYLDLIKNGKQEELLFLYNQQLFMRNEIGRFKKENQEIWEAMIKCVDENGMLVLEKEGVFSKHHFVELQWEWK from the coding sequence ATGTCATTGAAATATCCAAATATCGACAACAATTATCTTCATTTCTTAACATTGGAGTCCACCAATGATTTTGCATTGGAATATCTGTCAAAAACCATACCTGAAGACGGTTTTTTTGTTTTTGCTGACTTACAGACAGGTGGTAAAGGACAATATGGCAGAAAATGGGAAAGTGCGCCTGGAAAAAACCTTCTTGTCAGTTATGTATTTGACAGTCGCTTTTTGAGGCTGGAGCGCCTATTTGGATTGCATTTGGCGGTCTCTCTGGCCATCGTAGATTTGCTCCACGCATTGTCAATGAAGGAAGTCCGGATAAAATGGCCAAACGATTTGTTGGTGGACAACAAAAAGATTGCGGGTATTTTGATTCAAAATGTGCTCAAAGGACAACAACTTCAGTTTTCTGTATTTGGAATTGGTTTGAATATCAATCAAAGGAATTTTCCTTCTGAGTTTTGTGCGACCTCCATTTTTAATCAGAGCAATCGAGAATTTCCCATTCTGGAAATAGCCATTCAACTCAGAACTATTTTACAAAAATATTTGGATTTGATTAAAAATGGAAAGCAGGAGGAATTGTTGTTTTTGTACAACCAACAATTGTTCATGCGAAATGAAATAGGAAGATTTAAAAAAGAGAATCAGGAAATTTGGGAGGCGATGATAAAGTGTGTGGATGAAAATGGAATGTTGGTGCTGGAGAAAGAAGGAGTATTTAGTAAACATCATTTTGTAGAATTGCAGTGGGAGTGGAAGTGA
- the rsfS gene encoding ribosome silencing factor has product MTEKAFLDLIVDAIQDIKGKEIVIIDLTRIPDAPAKYFIICEGESSTQIKAIAHNVQRRVKEETDYRASHVEGEIGAKWVLVDFFDVLVHVFDKSTRQYYDLEELWSDGKFKEIKNI; this is encoded by the coding sequence ATCACTGAAAAAGCTTTCCTGGACCTCATCGTTGACGCCATACAGGATATCAAAGGTAAAGAAATCGTAATCATCGACCTGACCCGCATCCCGGATGCACCGGCAAAGTATTTTATCATTTGCGAAGGAGAAAGCAGTACCCAAATTAAAGCCATCGCCCATAATGTACAACGAAGGGTCAAAGAAGAAACTGATTACAGGGCAAGTCATGTAGAGGGCGAGATTGGTGCCAAATGGGTGTTGGTGGACTTTTTTGATGTGCTGGTTCATGTCTTTGACAAATCCACAAGGCAGTATTACGATCTCGAAGAGCTTTGGAGTGACGGAAAATTCAAAGAAATAAAAAATATTTAA